The following proteins come from a genomic window of Gemmatimonadota bacterium:
- a CDS encoding BrnT family toxin yields the protein LDTRWNLLFVVHIEIQNDEIRIISARKATRRERFDYEN from the coding sequence GGCTGGATACGCGCTGGAATTTACTATTCGTCGTTCACATTGAAATACAAAATGATGAAATTCGGATCATTTCAGCCCGTAAAGCAACTCGAAGGGAAAGATTTGACTATGAAAATTGA